One genomic segment of Sanyastnella coralliicola includes these proteins:
- a CDS encoding flavodoxin family protein → MDKKSTFEGLKAVYINCTLKKSPEVSHTAKLMRVSEARMRHEGVNVERIRLIDYKVATGVYPDMTEHGWDQDDWPEIVKRIRAADILVIGSPIWLGEKSSVAQKLIERLYAMSGETNEKGQYSFYGKVGGCILTGNEDGLKSTAKNILYALQHIGFSIPPQADCGWLGEVGPGPSYGDIEWEGERLSEPAGFANEFTKRNSTFMTYNLLHLAQMLKEQQGYPSKGNSASDWDQGERWAFENPEYR, encoded by the coding sequence ATGGATAAAAAAAGCACATTTGAAGGATTAAAGGCGGTGTATATTAACTGCACTTTGAAAAAATCCCCAGAAGTAAGTCATACGGCCAAACTTATGCGTGTATCGGAGGCTAGAATGCGTCATGAGGGGGTGAATGTAGAACGAATACGTCTAATTGATTATAAAGTAGCTACAGGTGTCTATCCTGATATGACAGAACATGGATGGGATCAAGATGATTGGCCTGAGATTGTTAAACGAATAAGGGCGGCTGATATTCTTGTCATTGGATCTCCTATTTGGTTAGGTGAGAAATCATCCGTCGCTCAAAAGTTGATTGAGCGGTTATACGCTATGAGCGGAGAGACGAATGAAAAGGGTCAGTATTCCTTTTATGGCAAAGTTGGGGGGTGTATCCTGACAGGGAATGAAGATGGCCTAAAAAGTACAGCTAAAAATATCTTATACGCTCTACAACATATCGGTTTTTCTATTCCACCTCAAGCCGATTGTGGTTGGCTTGGAGAAGTAGGACCTGGCCCTAGTTATGGCGACATAGAATGGGAAGGTGAGAGACTTTCGGAGCCTGCGGGATTTGCGAACGAATTCACGAAGAGGAACTCAACATTTATGACATATAACTTACTGCACTTAGCACAGATGTTGAAAGAGCAGCAAGGTTATCCTTCTAAAGGGAATTCAGCCAGTGATTGGGATCAAGGCGAGCGTTGGGCTTTCGAAAATCCAGAATACCGCTAA